The proteins below come from a single Mucilaginibacter mali genomic window:
- a CDS encoding sensor histidine kinase, with the protein MHHSEKIFKKRGILTKNTLIHGAYWILVTGFFLYEKRYLIYKANLPYFFACVSGRILLLIIIAYLNLHYFLPKYLAGKRYVAYGAAILLSLIAYLFIQTLYDFYLYGYVVGPMYNSNLAEALSYNFFSALWYLGLMLALKLSLDWYGQQLLIQRITVEKLNAEVDFLRAQVNPHFLFNILNNLYALTLKKSDLAPDVVLKLSAMMEYMLYDSNDEKVLLGKELTYLHNYIELERLRFNGNALISLSTDPAAEGQRIAPLLLLPVVENAFKHGLGKQTDNGWLKVNIDLNGSVLTARVENSKPAAPARHHKGGIGLDNLHKRLELLYPGRHRLQLEDSATTYKATLVIDL; encoded by the coding sequence ATGCACCATTCGGAAAAAATATTTAAAAAACGCGGCATCTTAACCAAAAATACCCTGATCCACGGCGCTTACTGGATATTGGTTACAGGCTTTTTTTTGTATGAAAAACGCTACCTGATCTATAAAGCCAACCTGCCTTATTTTTTCGCCTGCGTTTCGGGGCGCATCCTGTTGCTTATTATCATCGCTTACCTTAACCTGCATTATTTTTTGCCTAAATACCTGGCCGGTAAACGGTATGTGGCTTATGGTGCGGCCATATTGCTATCGCTCATCGCTTACCTGTTCATCCAAACTCTGTATGATTTTTACCTGTATGGTTATGTGGTTGGCCCCATGTATAACAGCAATCTCGCCGAAGCGCTCTCCTATAATTTCTTCAGTGCCTTATGGTACCTGGGGTTGATGCTGGCCCTGAAGCTGAGCCTTGACTGGTACGGGCAACAACTGCTTATCCAGCGCATCACGGTAGAAAAATTGAATGCCGAGGTTGATTTTTTGCGCGCGCAGGTTAACCCACACTTTTTATTTAATATCCTGAACAACCTGTATGCCCTGACGCTTAAAAAATCAGACCTGGCGCCTGATGTGGTGCTGAAGCTCTCGGCCATGATGGAATATATGCTGTATGACAGTAATGATGAAAAAGTACTGCTGGGTAAGGAATTAACATACCTGCACAATTATATTGAACTTGAACGGCTTCGCTTTAACGGCAACGCGTTAATTAGCTTAAGTACAGATCCGGCGGCTGAAGGCCAGCGGATAGCGCCCCTGTTATTACTGCCCGTGGTAGAAAACGCTTTTAAGCATGGTTTGGGCAAGCAAACCGATAATGGCTGGCTAAAAGTTAATATCGATCTAAACGGATCGGTGTTGACTGCAAGGGTAGAGAACTCAAAACCGGCAGCACCCGCCCGCCATCATAAAGGTGGCATAGGGCTCGATAATTTGCACAAACGGCTGGAGTTGCTTTATCCCGGCAGGCACCGGTTACAGTTAGAGGATAGTGCCACTACTTATAAAGCCACACTTGTTATTGACCTATGA
- a CDS encoding SusC/RagA family TonB-linked outer membrane protein codes for MQLKLKFCLGIALLLCFFSEAYSQNTRVTGKVTQRSTGEALPGASVTVKGTGAGTVTDVNGNYTLSAASGATITVTFVGMVPQEKKVSGGTLNFALEESVANALSEVVVMGYGTQKITNVSGAISTVKGADIEKLRPVRVEEALQGRVSGVNVIQNGSPGSTPTVLVRGIPSFSGTDPIVIVDGSPQSLVDFNSINPQDIESINVLKDAATTAIYGVKGGNGVIVVTTKNGKKNQKTELSISGNYGVQQVMRKVGVLNATEYGAIVNEGSVTSGGPVIFPNLASLGVGTNWQDQIFHNAPLQAHTASARGGSENMSYFLSAGYTSQGGIVGGIDKSLYERGNFTANLSFDLTPKLKFLMNTTGVILRGKGVQENSFNSIIGSALNFDPTVPVLNTTPNTVGKYGYSNLILSEVFNPLTKLDNTYNINNGNKLYGKFELQYDIIKGLKVSSRFGYTKYDSNAKTFNPLVFYGPQNVENTMNADGSTVTGMHNSVSHEKDSNFNYTWETFANYNFKVLQDHNFETVLGFSMAKTSGNADGASRQDVPYNSWEFADYTAATGVNSATNTNAAAGYYYQYFRRNLSYFGRMNYDYKSRYLASFTARRDGSYAFGINNKFANFFSGSVGWVVTNEDFFKPAFIDYLKIRGSYGSTGNENVSPQYVKVVTGGPDYGPTANSNGYNFSNVFYPGSTVGSAANNSLAWEKQIQSNVGFDITFLKNRLSISADYYQKKVNGLLFTPNASLYLGTVPIPTANIGSTKTSGFDITLSYNESVNKSLKIGNSFTFTTAKNLVTATNTDGTAKIFGGSYFNGQSQSVTVFQKGFTPGYFYGYKTNGLFQTAAEVASAPTQAGAQPGDIRFVDTNGDGKITSDDQVKIGDPFPDFTAGWNLSISYKSLDFNAYTYASVGNDIYRAYERNANYTNKFRSVLGRWTGPNTTNDANEPRYSFTDPNSNIRASDRYVEDGSFVKLKNVQLGYTLPLSPKIFKSVRIYGQVKNVFTITKYSGYDPEISGGILNTGVDRGQYPQARIYSVGLDIKL; via the coding sequence ATGCAATTAAAACTCAAGTTTTGTCTTGGCATCGCGTTGCTACTATGCTTTTTTAGCGAAGCCTATTCACAAAATACGCGGGTAACAGGTAAGGTTACTCAAAGATCAACCGGCGAGGCATTGCCGGGCGCCTCGGTTACTGTTAAAGGCACCGGCGCAGGTACGGTTACCGATGTTAACGGTAATTATACCCTATCGGCCGCCAGCGGCGCAACTATCACCGTAACTTTTGTGGGCATGGTACCGCAGGAAAAAAAGGTAAGCGGCGGCACCCTCAACTTCGCGCTTGAAGAAAGTGTGGCCAACGCTTTATCCGAAGTAGTGGTGATGGGTTACGGCACGCAAAAAATAACCAATGTATCGGGCGCGATATCAACCGTTAAAGGGGCCGATATCGAAAAATTAAGGCCGGTACGTGTGGAGGAAGCACTACAGGGCCGTGTATCGGGTGTTAATGTGATCCAAAACGGTTCGCCGGGTTCTACGCCTACCGTATTAGTGCGTGGCATCCCGTCATTCTCTGGTACCGACCCTATTGTTATTGTTGACGGTTCGCCGCAATCGCTGGTCGATTTCAACTCCATCAACCCGCAGGATATCGAATCTATCAATGTGTTAAAAGACGCGGCCACTACCGCCATTTATGGTGTAAAGGGCGGTAACGGCGTTATCGTGGTAACCACCAAAAACGGTAAGAAAAATCAAAAGACCGAATTGTCCATCAGCGGCAATTATGGCGTGCAGCAGGTAATGCGTAAGGTAGGTGTACTGAACGCCACTGAATACGGCGCCATTGTTAACGAGGGCAGCGTAACGTCGGGCGGGCCGGTGATCTTCCCTAACCTGGCATCGCTGGGTGTGGGTACAAACTGGCAGGACCAGATCTTCCACAACGCGCCTTTGCAGGCCCACACCGCTTCGGCGCGCGGCGGCAGCGAAAATATGTCGTACTTCCTTTCTGCAGGGTATACCAGCCAGGGCGGTATTGTAGGCGGCATTGATAAATCGCTTTATGAGAGAGGAAACTTTACCGCTAACCTAAGCTTCGACCTTACACCCAAACTGAAATTTTTAATGAACACCACCGGTGTAATATTAAGAGGCAAGGGCGTGCAGGAAAACTCGTTCAACAGTATCATTGGCAGCGCGCTAAACTTTGATCCGACCGTGCCCGTGTTAAATACAACGCCTAACACCGTTGGCAAATATGGCTACAGTAACCTGATACTTTCCGAAGTTTTTAACCCGCTAACCAAGCTGGATAATACCTATAATATTAATAACGGCAACAAGCTGTACGGCAAATTTGAGTTACAGTACGATATTATTAAAGGGTTAAAAGTGAGCAGCCGCTTTGGTTATACCAAGTACGACAGCAACGCCAAAACCTTTAACCCACTGGTATTCTACGGTCCGCAAAACGTAGAGAACACCATGAATGCCGATGGATCTACCGTTACCGGCATGCACAATAGCGTATCGCACGAAAAAGACAGCAACTTTAATTACACCTGGGAAACCTTTGCCAATTACAACTTCAAGGTTTTGCAGGATCATAACTTCGAGACCGTGCTGGGTTTCTCTATGGCTAAAACATCGGGCAATGCTGATGGCGCCAGCAGGCAGGATGTGCCTTATAACTCGTGGGAATTTGCCGATTACACAGCGGCTACCGGCGTTAACTCGGCCACAAATACCAACGCGGCCGCAGGTTATTACTACCAGTATTTCCGCAGGAACCTGTCGTATTTCGGCCGCATGAACTACGATTACAAATCGCGTTACCTGGCGTCGTTCACCGCCCGCAGGGATGGTTCGTACGCGTTCGGTATCAATAATAAATTCGCCAACTTCTTCTCGGGTTCGGTTGGATGGGTTGTTACCAACGAGGATTTCTTTAAACCGGCGTTTATCGATTACCTGAAGATCCGCGGCAGCTACGGCTCTACCGGTAACGAAAACGTTAGCCCGCAATATGTAAAGGTGGTAACCGGCGGCCCCGATTACGGCCCGACAGCCAATAGCAACGGCTACAACTTCAGCAATGTATTCTACCCGGGTTCAACCGTGGGTTCGGCGGCTAACAACAGCCTGGCCTGGGAAAAGCAGATCCAAAGCAACGTAGGTTTTGATATTACCTTTTTAAAGAACAGGTTATCCATCTCAGCCGATTATTACCAGAAAAAGGTAAACGGTTTACTGTTTACACCTAATGCCTCGCTGTATTTGGGTACGGTGCCAATCCCAACCGCCAACATCGGTTCAACAAAAACCAGCGGCTTCGATATTACTTTAAGTTACAACGAAAGCGTGAACAAATCGCTTAAAATAGGCAACTCGTTCACGTTCACTACCGCTAAAAACCTGGTTACCGCCACCAATACCGATGGCACCGCCAAGATCTTCGGCGGCAGCTATTTCAACGGGCAATCGCAAAGCGTAACGGTATTCCAGAAAGGTTTTACTCCGGGCTACTTCTACGGTTACAAAACCAACGGCCTGTTCCAAACCGCTGCCGAGGTAGCTTCGGCGCCAACACAGGCAGGCGCGCAGCCGGGCGATATCCGCTTTGTTGATACCAATGGCGACGGCAAGATCACATCAGACGACCAGGTGAAGATCGGCGATCCGTTCCCTGATTTTACCGCTGGCTGGAACCTGAGCATATCTTACAAAAGCCTTGATTTCAACGCCTACACTTATGCTTCGGTAGGTAACGATATTTACCGCGCTTACGAACGTAACGCCAACTACACCAATAAATTTCGCAGCGTATTAGGCCGCTGGACCGGTCCGAACACGACTAACGATGCCAACGAGCCGCGTTATTCGTTCACCGACCCGAACAGCAATATCCGCGCTTCCGACAGGTATGTAGAGGATGGTTCGTTTGTAAAACTGAAGAATGTTCAGTTGGGTTACACCCTGCCTTTATCGCCTAAAATATTTAAAAGCGTAAGGATCTACGGCCAGGTGAAGAACGTGTTTACCATCACCAAATACTCGGGTTACGATCCGGAGATCTCGGGCGGCATCCTGAATACGGGTGTAGACCGCGGCCAGTATCCGCAGGCAAGGATCTACTCGGTAGGGCTGGATATCAAGTTGTAA
- a CDS encoding IS1182 family transposase, producing MGGKVVFKEYDPDQLTFLPYKLEELVPQGHPVRIVSKVVDQVDVKPINRKYKGGGASSFHPRLMLKLLIYGYLTNTYSSRKLEDQAAQNVHFMWLLGMKKPDHNTINRFRSEKLSGVLKEIFSQIVLLLQQEGIVSLKEAVFTDGTKIESVANKYTFVWGKSIKNSKEKMKAQLDELWSYAQTIAAEELKDTAPLEYSEINPEKVKETISKINAALDDKEDVDKKVRQKLNYAKKHWPENLARYDEQEKLLGGRNSFSKTDPGATFMRMKEDPMLNGQLKPGYNLQISTQEQFILNYSLHQTTTDYQTLPSHIEQYETLYHALPKAVVADAGYGSDENYGVLQQKGIEAYIKYNTFDQEQNKGIKAFGNDSLHYNEQEDYLVCPMGQHMQHIGTGQRVSTSGYVQLISRYQAQNCENCPMRGVCHQAAGNRVVEINHSLRIHKQIAKERLNTEQGIKYRKRRPADVEPVFANLKHNHGFRRFLLKGMSKTEVEIGLLSIAHNLRKWKA from the coding sequence ATGGGAGGAAAAGTAGTCTTTAAGGAATATGATCCTGACCAGTTAACCTTTTTACCGTATAAACTGGAGGAACTGGTACCGCAGGGTCATCCGGTACGTATTGTATCGAAGGTGGTCGATCAGGTAGATGTTAAACCGATTAACCGCAAGTATAAAGGCGGCGGGGCATCCAGCTTTCATCCGCGGCTGATGCTCAAGCTGCTGATCTACGGTTATCTGACCAACACGTATTCTTCACGGAAGTTGGAAGACCAGGCCGCGCAGAATGTACATTTCATGTGGCTTTTAGGCATGAAAAAGCCTGATCACAATACCATCAACCGTTTCCGGAGCGAGAAGCTGTCGGGTGTTTTAAAGGAGATCTTCTCACAGATCGTATTGTTATTACAGCAGGAAGGTATCGTCTCGCTGAAAGAAGCTGTTTTTACCGATGGTACCAAGATCGAATCGGTAGCGAACAAGTACACTTTTGTATGGGGCAAAAGCATTAAGAACAGCAAGGAGAAGATGAAAGCCCAATTGGATGAACTGTGGAGTTATGCGCAAACCATCGCTGCCGAAGAACTTAAAGACACCGCACCGCTGGAATACAGCGAGATCAACCCGGAAAAAGTAAAAGAAACGATCTCAAAGATCAACGCCGCCCTGGACGATAAGGAAGATGTCGATAAGAAAGTAAGGCAGAAGCTGAACTATGCCAAAAAGCACTGGCCGGAGAACCTGGCCCGGTATGACGAGCAGGAAAAGCTGTTAGGCGGTCGCAACAGCTTTTCGAAGACCGACCCGGGTGCCACCTTCATGCGGATGAAAGAAGACCCTATGCTGAACGGGCAGCTTAAACCCGGATACAATCTGCAGATCTCCACCCAGGAGCAGTTCATCTTGAACTATAGCCTGCACCAAACCACAACCGATTACCAGACCCTTCCATCACACATCGAACAATACGAAACTTTATATCATGCACTTCCAAAAGCGGTAGTGGCCGATGCGGGCTACGGTTCGGACGAGAACTATGGCGTATTACAGCAAAAAGGCATTGAAGCTTATATCAAATACAACACGTTCGACCAGGAACAAAATAAAGGCATCAAAGCATTCGGTAATGACAGTTTGCACTATAATGAACAGGAAGATTACCTGGTATGTCCGATGGGACAACACATGCAGCATATCGGCACCGGGCAGCGGGTCTCCACATCCGGCTATGTGCAACTGATCAGCCGCTATCAGGCGCAGAATTGTGAAAACTGCCCCATGCGGGGCGTTTGTCACCAAGCAGCCGGTAACCGCGTGGTGGAGATCAACCACAGCCTTAGAATACACAAGCAGATAGCGAAAGAAAGATTGAATACCGAACAGGGCATCAAATACCGAAAGCGACGGCCCGCAGATGTCGAACCGGTGTTCGCCAACCTGAAGCATAATCACGGCTTCAGGCGATTCCTGCTGAAGGGAATGTCCAAAACCGAGGTCGAAATAGGGTTATTATCCATCGCACATAACCTCAGAAAGTGGAAAGCCTGA
- a CDS encoding LytR/AlgR family response regulator transcription factor, whose amino-acid sequence MMETALNIVVVDDEPLAREVLEGYLKRIAGIQSVHLFPNAKEALLYLEKQTAGLLLLDIEMPEMTGIEFLKRLPDPPLTIFTTAYRNYAFDGYELGVIDFLLKPIAFDRFELAITRARELLDLKEHSQLPDTSEHNNDFIFVKSGVQRIKLQFSEVTHIQGLKDYAVIYTPAKKILLKGSVKAMLGIFPSNRFIRVHKSFIVNLQKVNQLERNYILLNGHHIPVGRSFREDLEKLIQTH is encoded by the coding sequence ATGATGGAAACAGCGCTAAATATTGTTGTAGTGGACGACGAACCGCTGGCGCGCGAAGTGCTTGAAGGGTATTTGAAAAGAATAGCCGGGATACAAAGCGTGCATCTTTTCCCTAATGCTAAGGAGGCTTTGCTTTATTTGGAAAAGCAAACCGCCGGCCTGCTTTTGCTGGATATAGAAATGCCCGAGATGACGGGTATCGAATTCCTGAAGCGCTTACCCGACCCACCGCTCACCATTTTTACCACTGCCTACCGTAATTATGCTTTTGATGGTTATGAACTGGGCGTGATCGATTTCCTGCTAAAACCCATCGCTTTCGACCGTTTTGAACTGGCCATAACCAGGGCCCGTGAATTACTGGACTTAAAGGAACATAGCCAACTGCCGGATACGAGTGAGCACAACAACGATTTTATTTTTGTAAAAAGTGGTGTGCAGCGCATTAAGCTCCAGTTTAGCGAGGTTACGCATATACAAGGGCTAAAAGATTACGCGGTGATCTATACGCCTGCAAAAAAGATCCTGCTCAAGGGTTCGGTTAAAGCCATGCTTGGCATTTTTCCATCTAACCGTTTTATTCGCGTACATAAATCCTTTATTGTGAACCTGCAAAAAGTCAATCAGTTAGAGCGAAATTACATCCTGCTGAACGGGCACCACATCCCGGTAGGGCGCAGTTTTCGCGAGGATTTGGAAAAACTGATACAAACGCATTAA
- a CDS encoding ligand-binding sensor domain-containing protein — MQTAFAQTYIGRRETINYEKKQYNAGTQNWKIKQDAQGRVYFANNEGVLVFDGVAWQLYPLPNKTIVWSIEFGRDKKLYTGGQDEIGYFSPGKNGKLVFSSLKDLLPKSEQKFSDVWDIVAYGDDIFFRTRTRIFRYHAGGMTLYPAVSWLFLGVCRDQLIAHDEQKGILVFKNGNWESYIDKPSLPAGFYITGITPFGKDSSLVNTAKNGNYILTGKQLKYWELSGFGIDNHQHFLSTLALTDHTFLISTYTNGIYQVDQNGKLMENISKKEGLQNSNVRCMFMDADQNVWLGLDNGIDLVTYNNAVKLINPAIFKDGGGFSIARYKNSLYFALSNGIYQLPIQNIPDLSYTNAPFKMVAEGLSWHISTVNDNLLTGRDDGLFRVNDGKLTPIATNPGFWIFEPIPGSTLIAAGNYEGVRLLDQKNDAFINKGNIGSFNESARFLAIDDHNNIWTSHPYRGIYKLSLDNPKAKLYTQAQGLPSALNNFIFKIRKRVVAATEKGIYEYNAQTDRFEKSEQFKDIFGDMNLRYLQEDPAGNIWFVRDKEIGVMDFSSAKPSPVYIPELSRRILSGFENVYPINEQNIFVGSENGFYHINYAKYKKNIHPLEVYIRKVKAIANTDSLLFGGYFGSANDDAKQAKTNIPSLSFRWNSLHFEYSSPVFEAQSNVTYSYFLEGFDQEWSEWSKKPEKDYTNLAAGTYTFKVKARNHQDNESAISAYTFTIFPPWYQTIWAYLVYLALIIYLLYFFYKRQEIKHIKERENELMLQRQKNEEEQKQMAYQHRLELEISEKEVVKLRNEKLESEIEYKNSELATTAMTLVQKKEFILKVKEELQRLQKSGRDTIETVEIKKIVRLLSDEKKVNEEWEQFSVHFNKVHADFLTIVKERYPSINQQELKLAAYLIMNLSSKEIAQLMAISVRGVEISRYRLRKKLQIPTEVNLFEFLFEIQRECMKGSATE, encoded by the coding sequence TTGCAAACGGCATTTGCGCAAACCTATATCGGCCGCCGCGAAACCATCAACTACGAAAAGAAACAATACAACGCCGGTACACAAAATTGGAAGATCAAGCAGGATGCCCAGGGCCGTGTGTACTTTGCCAATAACGAGGGGGTGCTGGTGTTTGATGGCGTGGCCTGGCAATTATACCCGCTGCCTAATAAAACCATCGTATGGTCGATTGAATTTGGCAGGGATAAAAAATTATATACGGGTGGGCAGGACGAGATCGGCTACTTTTCGCCCGGCAAAAATGGCAAGCTCGTTTTCTCATCCTTAAAAGACCTGCTACCCAAATCAGAACAAAAGTTTTCGGACGTATGGGATATTGTTGCCTACGGCGATGATATTTTCTTTCGCACCCGTACGCGGATCTTCCGTTACCATGCCGGCGGCATGACCCTTTACCCGGCCGTATCCTGGTTGTTTTTAGGTGTATGCCGCGATCAGCTCATCGCCCACGACGAGCAAAAAGGTATCCTGGTATTTAAAAACGGTAATTGGGAAAGTTATATCGACAAGCCATCACTGCCGGCCGGGTTTTACATTACCGGCATTACCCCATTTGGTAAAGACAGCAGCCTGGTGAACACCGCCAAAAACGGCAACTATATTTTAACAGGCAAACAGCTAAAGTATTGGGAACTGAGCGGTTTCGGCATTGATAACCACCAGCATTTCCTGAGTACACTGGCGCTTACCGACCATACCTTCCTGATCAGTACCTATACCAACGGTATTTACCAGGTAGATCAAAACGGCAAGTTGATGGAAAATATCTCTAAAAAGGAGGGCCTTCAAAACAGCAACGTACGCTGCATGTTTATGGATGCCGACCAGAACGTTTGGCTGGGGTTGGATAACGGCATCGACCTGGTAACTTATAACAATGCCGTTAAACTTATTAACCCGGCAATTTTTAAGGATGGCGGGGGCTTTTCCATCGCCCGGTATAAAAACAGCCTGTACTTTGCCCTGTCAAACGGTATTTACCAGTTGCCTATACAAAACATCCCCGACCTGAGCTACACCAACGCTCCGTTTAAAATGGTGGCCGAGGGGCTTTCGTGGCATATCTCTACCGTAAACGATAACCTGCTCACCGGGCGCGATGACGGCCTTTTCCGTGTAAATGATGGCAAACTGACTCCCATCGCCACTAATCCCGGCTTTTGGATATTTGAACCAATACCCGGCTCTACCTTAATAGCCGCCGGCAATTACGAGGGGGTGCGCCTGTTAGATCAAAAGAACGACGCGTTTATTAATAAAGGCAACATCGGTAGTTTTAACGAGTCGGCGCGCTTTTTAGCGATAGATGATCATAACAATATCTGGACATCGCACCCTTACCGGGGTATTTATAAACTTAGTCTCGATAACCCGAAGGCTAAGCTTTATACACAGGCACAGGGGCTGCCATCGGCTTTAAATAATTTTATCTTTAAGATCAGGAAACGGGTAGTGGCCGCTACCGAAAAAGGCATTTACGAATACAACGCCCAAACCGACAGGTTTGAAAAATCGGAGCAGTTTAAGGATATTTTTGGCGATATGAACCTGCGCTACCTGCAGGAAGACCCTGCCGGGAATATTTGGTTTGTGCGGGATAAGGAGATCGGCGTGATGGATTTTTCATCGGCAAAACCAAGCCCGGTGTACATCCCCGAACTGAGCCGGCGCATACTAAGCGGCTTCGAGAACGTTTACCCTATTAACGAGCAGAACATTTTTGTAGGCAGCGAGAACGGCTTTTATCACATCAACTACGCCAAGTACAAAAAGAATATCCATCCGCTGGAGGTTTACATCCGCAAGGTGAAAGCAATTGCCAATACCGATAGCCTGCTGTTTGGCGGTTATTTTGGCAGCGCTAATGATGACGCTAAACAAGCTAAAACCAATATCCCATCACTAAGTTTCCGATGGAACTCGCTGCATTTTGAATATTCCTCCCCTGTTTTCGAAGCGCAATCGAACGTTACCTATAGTTACTTTTTAGAAGGCTTTGACCAGGAATGGTCAGAATGGTCGAAAAAACCAGAGAAGGACTACACCAATTTGGCGGCAGGTACCTATACGTTTAAGGTAAAAGCCCGCAACCATCAGGATAACGAGTCGGCAATTTCGGCCTACACTTTTACCATCTTCCCGCCATGGTATCAAACCATTTGGGCCTACCTTGTTTACCTGGCCCTGATCATTTACCTGCTTTACTTTTTCTACAAGCGACAGGAGATCAAGCACATTAAAGAGCGCGAGAACGAACTGATGCTACAGCGCCAAAAGAACGAAGAAGAGCAAAAGCAAATGGCCTACCAGCACCGACTTGAACTGGAGATATCGGAAAAAGAAGTGGTGAAACTGCGAAACGAAAAGCTGGAAAGCGAAATAGAATACAAAAACTCCGAACTGGCAACCACCGCGATGACCCTGGTGCAGAAAAAGGAGTTCATCTTAAAAGTTAAAGAAGAATTGCAGCGGCTTCAAAAATCGGGCAGGGATACAATAGAGACGGTAGAGATCAAAAAAATAGTCCGCCTATTATCCGACGAGAAAAAAGTGAACGAGGAATGGGAACAATTCTCGGTACATTTTAATAAAGTGCACGCCGATTTTTTAACCATCGTTAAAGAACGTTACCCCAGCATTAACCAGCAGGAATTGAAGCTGGCCGCCTATCTCATCATGAATTTATCCAGTAAAGAGATTGCTCAACTGATGGCCATCTCCGTGCGCGGGGTCGAGATCAGCAGATACCGTTTACGCAAAAAACTACAGATCCCTACTGAGGTTAACCTGTTTGAATTTTTATTTGAGATACAGCGCGAATGTATGAAAGGTTCCGCAACTGAGTGA